The Synechocystis sp. PCC 7509 genome includes a window with the following:
- the glyS gene encoding glycine--tRNA ligase subunit beta — protein sequence MSDFLLEVGTEELPASFVADALQQWRVLIPQSLTQNSLATQSVEVYATPRRLAVLVTGLPTKQPNRESEVKGPPSGAAFIDGKPTPAALGFAKKQGVEVEALEIRATDKGDFVFTRQTIPGRETSEILAEIATGWILQLEGKRFMRWGDGDLKFPRRIERLVALLDDTVLPIELVNGSETIKSDRTTSGHRVLHPKPVTLNNASDYVSSLRSAFVDVDEKERTTKIQEQVDSAARNLGGHLANYPELLAEVTNLVEWSSAVVGKFDEEFLHLPPEVITTVMVTHQRYFPVFKAVSGNLSGVSANKTQSVDTLLPYFITVSNGDPLKSDIIAAGNERVIRARLADGQFFYNADLAKPLDSYLPKLEKVTFQEDLGSVRDKVDRIVRITQLINKQLNAPESQEIERAALLCKADLVTQMVYEFPELQGIMGQKYALASGESAAVATAIEEHYLPRNAGDIMPQSLPGQVVGIADRLDTLVSIFGLGMLPTGSSDPFALRRAANAIVNIIWMANLPINLDALLQQVASDETKVQLQEFFIQRIRNQLQDERAIDYDLVNAACNENDAEYNLRALTDLLDVRNRALFLQTIRNNRTLEKIYETVNRSTRLAVQGNLDTNQLNPAGVVNPDLFQKSSESAFYEGLVQLVPQTQAAKRDRNYQQLVEAIGEIAPTVSKFFDGEDSVLVMDNDPDIKQNRLNLLGLLRNHSRVLGDFGAIVKG from the coding sequence ATGTCTGATTTTTTATTAGAAGTTGGTACAGAAGAACTACCCGCAAGCTTTGTTGCGGATGCGTTGCAGCAATGGCGCGTACTTATTCCCCAAAGTTTGACTCAAAATAGTCTTGCTACTCAATCAGTGGAAGTTTACGCTACTCCTCGACGGTTGGCGGTATTAGTTACAGGTTTGCCAACTAAACAACCAAATCGAGAAAGTGAGGTTAAAGGGCCACCATCGGGAGCGGCTTTTATTGATGGTAAACCAACTCCCGCCGCTTTAGGTTTTGCCAAAAAGCAGGGTGTAGAAGTAGAAGCATTAGAAATTCGGGCTACAGATAAGGGGGATTTTGTCTTTACTCGTCAAACTATCCCCGGACGAGAAACGTCGGAAATATTAGCAGAAATTGCGACTGGGTGGATATTACAGCTAGAAGGTAAAAGGTTTATGCGTTGGGGAGATGGCGATTTGAAGTTTCCCCGCCGGATTGAAAGATTAGTTGCTTTGCTTGATGATACAGTATTGCCCATTGAGTTAGTTAACGGTTCAGAGACAATAAAAAGCGATCGCACAACTTCCGGTCATCGCGTCTTACATCCAAAACCTGTAACTCTAAACAATGCTAGTGATTATGTTAGTAGTTTGCGATCGGCATTTGTCGATGTAGACGAAAAAGAACGTACTACTAAAATTCAAGAACAAGTTGATTCGGCGGCGCGAAATTTGGGCGGTCATTTAGCTAATTATCCAGAATTATTAGCAGAAGTTACAAATTTAGTCGAATGGTCTTCCGCCGTTGTGGGGAAGTTTGACGAAGAATTTTTACATTTACCACCGGAAGTAATTACAACGGTAATGGTGACTCATCAGCGTTATTTTCCAGTTTTTAAAGCCGTTAGCGGGAATTTGTCAGGAGTCAGCGCCAATAAAACCCAATCGGTTGATACTTTATTACCTTATTTTATTACCGTTTCTAATGGCGATCCGCTTAAAAGCGATATTATTGCTGCGGGAAATGAAAGAGTTATTCGCGCTAGGTTAGCCGATGGTCAGTTTTTCTATAATGCCGATTTAGCCAAGCCTTTAGACAGTTATTTGCCAAAGCTGGAAAAGGTGACGTTTCAAGAAGATTTAGGCTCGGTTAGAGATAAAGTAGATCGCATAGTTAGGATTACTCAGTTAATTAACAAGCAATTAAACGCACCAGAAAGTCAAGAGATTGAACGCGCAGCTTTGTTGTGTAAAGCCGATTTAGTTACCCAAATGGTGTATGAATTCCCTGAATTGCAGGGAATAATGGGACAAAAGTATGCTTTAGCAAGTGGAGAATCCGCCGCCGTAGCTACAGCTATTGAAGAGCATTATTTACCTAGAAACGCTGGGGATATAATGCCACAATCCTTACCTGGTCAAGTTGTGGGGATTGCAGACAGGTTAGATACTTTAGTTAGTATATTTGGACTAGGGATGTTACCAACGGGTTCATCAGATCCTTTTGCTTTGCGCCGTGCAGCTAATGCCATTGTTAATATTATTTGGATGGCAAACTTACCAATTAACTTAGATGCGTTGCTACAACAAGTTGCCAGCGATGAAACTAAGGTACAGTTACAAGAGTTTTTTATCCAAAGAATCCGCAACCAATTACAAGATGAGCGCGCCATTGACTACGATTTAGTAAACGCCGCTTGCAATGAAAATGACGCAGAATATAACTTGCGTGCATTAACAGATTTATTGGATGTACGAAACCGCGCTCTATTTTTACAAACTATCCGCAACAATCGCACCTTAGAGAAAATCTACGAAACTGTCAACCGTTCTACTCGTTTAGCTGTACAAGGTAACTTAGATACAAACCAATTAAACCCCGCAGGAGTTGTAAACCCAGATTTGTTTCAAAAGTCCTCAGAATCGGCTTTTTATGAGGGTTTGGTGCAATTAGTACCGCAAACTCAAGCTGCAAAGCGCGATCGCAATTATCAACAATTAGTTGAAGCCATTGGTGAGATTGCGCCAACAGTCAGTAAGTTTTTTGACGGGGAAGATAGCGTACTTGTGATGGATAATGACCCAGATATTAAACAAAACCGCTTGAATTTATTGGGTTTACTAAGAAATCACTCCCGCGTTTTAGGAGATTTTGGAGCGATCGTTAAAGGGTAG